The Deinococcota bacterium genome segment TCCGTCCCCCCGACTCCTACCACGGCAAGGGCGTCCGCTACGCCGGCGAACAGATCCGCCTCAAGCCCGGCAAGGCCGCGGCACGCTAAGGTTTGGTGATTTATGAGAGAGAGCATGACCCAAGAACGCCGCAAGCTGCGCACCAGGCGCCGGCTCAAGCGGCCCGTCGAGACCGACCGGCTGCGGCTGACGGTGTTTCGCAGCAGCCGCCACATCTACGCGCAGGTCATCGACTCCAAAAGGGGCCACACCGTCGCCGAGGCCAACTCCAAGAGCCTGGGCGCCGAGGGCAAGAAGGTCGAGCAGGCCGCCGAAGTCGGCAAGCTGCTGGCGCAGCGCGCCAGTGAGGCCGGGGTCAAGCGCGTCTACTTCGACCGTGGCTCGTTTCGTTTCCACGGCCGCGTCAAGGCCCTCGCCGAGGGCGCCCGCGAAGGGGGCTTGGAGTTCTAATGGCAGACAGTGACTTTGAAGAAAAGGTAATCTTTATCCGCCGCACCGCCAAAACCTATAAGGGCGGCCGCCGCTTCCGCTTCGGCGCCATGGTGGCGGTCGGCGACCGCAACGGCCGCGTGGGCCTGGGCCTGGGCAAGGCCAAAGAGGTGCCCAACGCCGTCACCAAGGCGCAGAACATCGCCCGGCGCAACCTCATCGAGGTGCCTATAGAAGAGCCCGGCACCATCCCCCACGAGGTCTTGGGCAGACACGGCTCGAGCGAAGTGATGCTCAAACCCGCAGGCGCCGGCACCGGCGTCATCGCCGGCAGCGTACCGCGCGCCATCGTCGAGCTGGCGGGTCTGCGCAACCTGCTCACCAAGGAGCTCGGCTCGCGCAACCAGACCAACGTGGCCTACGCGGTCA includes the following:
- the rplR gene encoding 50S ribosomal protein L18: MRESMTQERRKLRTRRRLKRPVETDRLRLTVFRSSRHIYAQVIDSKRGHTVAEANSKSLGAEGKKVEQAAEVGKLLAQRASEAGVKRVYFDRGSFRFHGRVKALAEGAREGGLEF
- the rpsE gene encoding 30S ribosomal protein S5, translated to MADSDFEEKVIFIRRTAKTYKGGRRFRFGAMVAVGDRNGRVGLGLGKAKEVPNAVTKAQNIARRNLIEVPIEEPGTIPHEVLGRHGSSEVMLKPAGAGTGVIAGSVPRAIVELAGLRNLLTKELGSRNQTNVAYAVMEGLRQLKTFEDAQREREVAR